The following DNA comes from Metopolophium dirhodum isolate CAU chromosome 8, ASM1992520v1, whole genome shotgun sequence.
aataaatttttgttttacaaacttaaataatttattattatttaatcagtgATTATAGACAAGGCAAAAAGAGCATttgatcaaaattaaaacaaaatatagagcgtaaaatgtacatttaacaACTGCGAACTACAGTTgtgaaataaagtaaataatatgtagtgctgaaattgaattattttttttcattaaataataaactggtcaaaatatatttaccctccgatgaaaataattaacagtaGTAATCTTTTGACAGAACAAGATTCTAAcaccattttacatttttaataaccaCACAACCGAATGAATGTGAAATCATCAAATATAAGGGtactaggtattttaaatagttaaacagTGAGCAGCTGCTGTCTTCCAAAGTTCCAGTCGTTCTTGACACTACACCATTATGCCAATATGGAATATTACAGATTTACGGATAATGATAGACTCCGTCAGTGTTTGTCATGTGACACGATATTTACAAAAAGACGATATCACGTTATCACCACAGATAACACGAAAGCATTAATTCGTTCGTGGCGCTATTTATCATAACCTTGGTTTTGAATGTATGCCACACtcatagataggtaggtataaagtatattatacatttataccacgACAGACTACCtgtatgaaatattgaaatatgaatatttaggTACCACagatatctatatagtatactagACAGCGAACTCTCACCGTGAATTGAAGCATCAAGGTCGGGGGGCAATTGCAtggtatttcatattatgacaaataagattgattacgatttattttgtattgtattttattatttctaaacctgtagtttaaaaaacaaaaataatattttattcaagtcattttacatttactattttattttaccattaaaaacgatgttgtacccaatacattttgtataatgaattaaatgttttgCCCCCCGAGAAAATGGCGGCCGTCGACAGCTGAGCTTCACTTgataacaatgtaaattatatagaagTACCTTATCTAGTAAAGTTAGTATATAGATGTATTCTGTGATCTGTGTATAAAATAGTATCAGGTACGGATCCAGAGCTCGATTTAAGATacatatatcttaaatcgtgatccAGAGCAAAGATCTTGGGGGGGGCAacaattttttacaacacatacaattataataaaatataatactttattcttaatttaacaATGTTgacattatagtaggtatagaacATAGatgtgataaataaataattgactattttatatacattagtGACAATATGAAAAGAAGTttagattttgtttatttgttataataacccTAGCCCCCTCCGCTGGATCCATCCCTGACTAGTATactagtaattaaattatagtatagtatagtatagtatagtaggtaatatactaatacataatgttatagtattatatatttgtgatttaaatgcagaatatctttaatttacagacaattgaaatttttatttttttttttagttttttattctataaatgtcaataaaattttattcattgggTCAAAATGcttgattataaaaatgaatatatatgcttaaaaataattattaacattaagaTTTTTGTGGCGTAAATCTGGTATCTCCACAATATCGGTATATTCTGTACTTTTGGATTAAATCCTACTAAATCCAGATTAGAGGCCAAGTGACATGAAACATAGTAGATATCATGGGATAGACGATAGTTAatcctaattaattattattttatttggtactAAATcgttagaattaaaatattcagaCATAAATtctgattaattataataaaaatttaaaatactgtattagcaaattaataatatttttgtaatttaacatttttattaatagaaaataaaatcaagGCATTCTTTTAAGTATTCAAATTCAAGTAATACTTTTGGATTATTAGAACAAAGGTTAAAAATATCATCTAAGTATTagttggttattttttattatttcatacaaattgtattttatgttataatgtatattatgtgtgaattcattatttgtaatactatattataatggttagtggttgtttaattttattttgttcataaataCGGGACAAGCCCAAAAACCAATGGAGTAAAAGTGAacagttaattaatataaatataacttataatttataagaatagatacaaaaataataataactaataagtataatgtagaatatataaaaaatataaaattaattttaagtaaaattgtttatattttaaaatttacatttttactgaaatattattaacatttacaagatggatttaattaatatttattgtttactaccatgataattaatatacatgtatataatttcaatatgttgtgtattaaattattgtctgACTTGTTCCAATACACCCTGACGAATAAGTGGCTCAGCTTGTGATCTTGATAACATATACTGACTATTTTTTCGTAAAATCAAAACTTCTCCACTTTCTAATTCTAATTTACCAGCATCCACCAAACTTCttacctaaattataaataaatgtatgcataaataaatcaattttcctCTACAagattaacatttataaaaataatcatgtaacattttaagtaaaaatgtatataagctACATTgtgattttgatttaataataacatgatgttatacaataaatacaaaagaTATTCGTaagttctttaaaaataaatatgatacaaaatctttgaaattttatttttatatatttacttcagTATAAAGTGATTTAGGAGGTTTAGTGTCCTGAGTTAAGTTGAGTCCAGTATCTGGTCCTATAGTCTTCATATACGAGACTAAAGttttacaatagttattaaaccattctatctgaaaaaaaattaaaaatataatataagaatgctCACCCCCACTTTTGTAcctttaatagaatatttattcaaattctgatttttagaattttgaactAACCTAAAgaccatgacaaaataaataggtatgtcagTAACTTTTTGATACGCATCGTGTTCGCCTACCACTCTTTACCCCATCTATTAGCTGGTTCGCCGCTGTATGTTGGCCGGGCAATTTAATGAAATGAGGCGAACTACGACTATGCAACCATTCGGAAGGGTGGGATGCGCTAACCGGACTACATCTCGTATTGTTGATGCCATAcatatctattttgtcatgctaaagaccatgttttaaatttctgatatttgttgtactacttaaggagtgtcctgccaaacttatatttttataatgaaaatcaccatttttaattcaaattatttagtagaaaattttcttgaaaattcTAATgtgtagtttctgagttattaaaatgtttaaactaataataataatcttaatctttataaaaataaaaactacatgtaatattagatgtaggtaatatataatattatacttggatcattattttttacaaattatataaattaatagtagcTTTTTCAAATCGCCTAATCCTAGCTACAAAACCCATTAgtcatattattcttattacacaaaattatgtaactaaaaaactatttgtttgaATTCTGATTAAGATAcataaaaattctcaaaaaaaatctgcttaataattaaaaattaaaaatgaggGCTCCTATTTGAAAATCGGAAGTTTTTATTATCACGGGATCATCATTAGATGATTTGTtgcataaattaatacaattaaattatacaattttttaatatggtcttcaaatgtatttaaaaattccaaacatcagaatttgtttaaatacataatttaagcaTACAAATTTGGTGTGCATACTTAAAAAACCACCCTATATAACTAAATTTGAACAAACCTCTGATTGTGAAAGATTTTGTCTTACATCTGATGGTAAAATAGCTCCTATCTCCCATCTCATTTCTTTTAATCGTTGTATTCTAGTCCAactaaaacatacatttattttcaacttCTTTGTTGAgaatcttaataatttattaacaatttaacttTACATGTATGTCAACAAACATCTTTTATTTCTTTCTATAGCTGCACGGCGTAAACGAATAGCATCCAATGgcaaattatctttttgtgtGCGcctgaattatttaaattgtctaagtcaaataaaatttaaaacaaaataaagaagTATCAAGTGTTAACTTACAAGAAATCTATAATTTCTGCATCTAAAGTTTTCATCTCAGAAAGCACTTGATTGATTCCATCAttctataaatcaaaaattaaattattcatataaatattgtagtaCTGATACGCCTGttcataaaatttatattgtttatttatatctaataaaatataatatatagtatatagtaagtACTAAAAGTAGGTACATTGTATGGTGGTATAGTGTCTTCACGAGAACGTTCCAACTCcttcaataattcaataactttatcacaatacattatttttttttaaataaaataaaattatagaagtATCTATACTAACTACTCGATAAGATGACAGCTGACAGCACGAtctttttattcatacaaatatttctataataatgtaaaattgtaagcttttaagttttaacttatCGGTTGGCTGTTATCATTAATGAAAAAAGCGGCAAAACTAAACATCAAAGATGTTCTAAAATCACTATAACAAAAGGCAAATGAATTTGAGAAAACATTCATACTCAAATAAATCTATGGAAGGGGAAGTGTTTTATACTCAACTCTATACCATATGGTTTTAAGTCTTCTACCCATGTGGCCATTTCACATACTTAATACAAACTGCgtagtatttaaatacagtaCAATACTACAGTATTTTGATCTTAGTTCATTTTATACTATAGATGGATCTAATTTTGCCAATGATTTAACTTCACAAAGTACACGGCTTCTAGATTCTcctctaatataaataaataaaattataaaaatagtttatttacagacactatattattatatacagtatttagtatttaataattattgttaattagtCTATACGTTTACACGgtagtttattaatagtaatatgtaaCATTCCTTATAGTACTATCATAATCTTACTGTGAtggtaaaactgtaaaagtatCATTTTAATAGCATAGTGGCAGTCATCAATTTTATTTCGAGCCTCAAATACAATTCCAAAACCTCATTATCCTAAACAATGGATtggttcaaaatattgtaaatatcgcgatttaaactcaattatatAATGGATGTAATTGTCTATTTGAACAATACGGTATAATGaaaattcaacaattaataaaaatagaatattaaactCGCcgcgaaataaaataaatatatttttttttcttttatttaaaagccGCTAGTATAGACTATGATAGCTCAACAATTACATAGtaagaataaaacaatataaaattgagattaacaaaaaattaagtacttatatatactatataataaagccAGCCTCCTGTATAAAGgcaattattgttttgataGCTGTTTCAGAATTAGAGTTTAAGATGGAAAAAAGATTGATGGGAATATTAAGAGGCATAAGAGTGTTGAAAAGAATTAGTCTTTTAAGTCGGAGAGCAGGgcagttaaataaaatacgagGAAGGTCACATATATATACTCATTAGGATGAAGTGAGCAAAGTGTACAAAGCGGCGAGTCGTTTAGTCCAAGTTTAAATGAGTGACTAGGTAATAATGAATGTCCTATCCGTAAACGATTATAATGGACTACATGAGACCTTtgtaaatttaagttattaaaccaggttttttttttgatattaggCGTTGTATGTCTGTATCTCGATGCGAACTCAGCAGGTAAGTTATGCCAATGGGAAGACCATAGGTTAGATTGGTAGTGTTTTAAAAATGGATTGATTGAGGTTGAAAACAAGTGATTGATACGAAGAACAAGAGGGGAGATTTGAGAGTTGAAAAGGTTGGAAACTAAAGCTTGTAGGCAGGACATAGAATCagtggaaaataaatattatatccacatttcgaattttgttttaacacgatatattattcattaattccCTGGTTCTGGGTGTTTATTAGAATTAAAAGAAGTTATACTCTAACCTTGATGGCTTGATATAGTTTTTCTAATATAGGCAATATggaaatattctctaacccctTGTGATGTTTACCATACAAATTTATAACCCATGATGCACAGCATATATTTCAGTACCTATCCACTCTTtgtctatttaataaaatataaagtatatataattattgattattatatatatatattattatgtgactgtacatattttaatttttgttttattttattgctgaCCATAATGTTACCACCCCACCCTCAAAACCAATTTCCACCATGACGCCTAGGCGTCATAAAACCCcgttcaccacgccactgcCGTCCACCATTATTACTAACACGTTACCtacaatgtaatatgtaaatgatgatacaaatttattttatattatattgtatgaaattatcaatatattagttcaaaaaaaaaaataaaactattcctTATGGTTTACGACTGTCATGAATGTATTTGGTATTTTGGTATATGATGGGCCGGTCTATAAGTAACCGGTCAAGACACAAATATGAAtaagaatgataataataataaaacaaaaataaacataataattaataaatattatatttttattaagaaaataacataatacctaggtattttttttattgagaataAAGGCTTCAATagctaggtcattagcctgtggttgtggttacattattattaacggATAGataattgagttaaaaattaagattaCATAGTTAGGGGATAAGTGGTTTTTacagaatt
Coding sequences within:
- the LOC132950126 gene encoding DNA replication complex GINS protein PSF1-like isoform X2; translation: MKTLDAEIIDFLRTQKDNLPLDAIRLRRAAIERNKRCLLTYIWTRIQRLKEMRWEIGAILPSDVRQNLSQSEIEWFNNYCKTLVSYMKTIGPDTGLNLTQDTKPPKSLYTEVRSLVDAGKLELESGEVLILRKNSQYMLSRSQAEPLIRQGVLEQVRQ
- the LOC132950126 gene encoding DNA replication complex GINS protein PSF1-like isoform X1 — translated: MYCDKVIELLKELERSREDTIPPYNNDGINQVLSEMKTLDAEIIDFLRTQKDNLPLDAIRLRRAAIERNKRCLLTYIWTRIQRLKEMRWEIGAILPSDVRQNLSQSEIEWFNNYCKTLVSYMKTIGPDTGLNLTQDTKPPKSLYTEVRSLVDAGKLELESGEVLILRKNSQYMLSRSQAEPLIRQGVLEQVRQ